A window of Apium graveolens cultivar Ventura chromosome 8, ASM990537v1, whole genome shotgun sequence contains these coding sequences:
- the LOC141680792 gene encoding uncharacterized protein LOC141680792 yields the protein MDMGKNKGGSMGLSYPMLNRTNYTVWAMKMRVLMQAHGVWEAIEQADPKTRTVEDRVDKVALVMIYQSVPKDMLLSLLEKKKAKDAWEALRIISQGADRVKAAKVQTLKSEFETLSMKDTEALDDFCLKLNGLVTNICVLGEDVKEAYVVKKLLCAVPQKFL from the coding sequence ATGGATATGGGAAAGAATAAGGGAGGATCAATGGGTCTGAGTTACCCCATGTTAAACCGAACGAACTACACCGTGTGGGCAATGAAAATGAGAGTGCTAATGCAGGCACATGGAGTCTGGGAGGCGATTGAACAAGCCGATCCAAAGACAAGAACCGTAGAAGACCGGGTAGACAAGGTGGCTCTTGTAATGATCTATCAGAGTGTCCCAAAGGATATGTTACTCTCTCTTTTGGAGAAGAAGAAGGCAAAAGATGCCTGGGAAGCGCTGCGAATCATAAGTCAGGGTGCAGACAGGGTTAAGGCGGCTAAAGTACAAAccttaaaatcagaatttgagaCCTTGAGTATGAAAGATACGGAGGCACTGGATGATTTCTGTTTGAAACTCAATGGGTTGGTGACAAACATATGTGTACTGGGAGAGGATGTGAAAGAAGCCTACGTGGTTAAGAAACTGCTATGTGCAGTTCCACAAAAGTTCCTGTAA